The Triticum aestivum cultivar Chinese Spring chromosome 6D, IWGSC CS RefSeq v2.1, whole genome shotgun sequence genomic sequence gtagtcgaagtaGTCGAACACGCGAAAGTAAATGACACAGAGAGATATGGAAGAGACCAGTTTATTAATCAATCATCAGCAATTACAATGATGGCTTctcgttgctttatataggggTAAAGGGTTAAGGGATAAGTATCCACTTAACATAAAGTGAGGGAAATGAAGGGGCTAGCCCGTAAGTACGAGGCCGCCGCCCCCTGGTGGCCCCGGTTTCCCAACAGCATTGTCTCTGATTCCTCGTAGACTTTTCTGGGAAGACATTCGACCACTTGCAGGCCTCCATACATTCAATGCACCAACTGCCCGTTCATCTCTGTTCCAAACCCTCGTTAGGCACGGCCAGCTAGCAGTTGCTTGCGGCCGCACGTTATGAGATATCCATACGCTCAACTCCACACCACACAAGTGGTTGGATTTCGTCTGCGTGGGGTACAAATCGGTGGGCGGAGCATTTTGCCAGCTGCAAACCACACATAAATTCGTTTCAAGCTGCCTCTGCTTCCTGGTAACCGCATCAGAAACTATCACCGTTTTGCCAGCTGCAAACCACACATAAATTAGCTTGTCCAGCGAAGGTTAAATTTTTTATTGGCGGACGCTCCACGGGACTCTACCGTGTCGCGTTACACTGGCCAACAGACATATAAAAACTCAGCCAATATGCCCAGCATGTTTGGATGGGTAAGAGGACACGAAACATATATTATTTCTGTGCCAGAAGGCAAAAGAAGTGTGGGAATATTTGGGGTTGTATGAAGTGGTAAAAAAAGCCTGCGTCATTGATCGTGCAGGAGAGGCAGTCCTTGAATTCTTACTCCTTATGCCTGATCATGAATTACCTATCTTGGGCTCCCGGAATGCAGGGGAATTAATCGCTATAGCTGCTTGGTATTTATGGTGGAATAGACGGAAACTAGTCCATGAGGGTAAGTCTCAAGAGGCGTCTCAAACCTCCATGGGGATTAGGGCTATAACAGCAAATTATGTAAATGCTCACTCACCTAAAGCAAAGAGAAAGAATGAAGGATGGCGCAGACCTCCCATGGGGTTTGTTAAATTGAATGTGGATGCTTCTTTTGATCATGATCAGCTACGGGGCACAGCGGGTGCTGTTATCAGAGATGACAAAGGGAATTTCATAGTAGGTGGTAACTGAAAGATTCAGTACTGTGCGGATGCTCTGACAGCGGAGGCGTTAGCACTCAGGTTTGGTTTACTGTTGGCACAAAAAACGGGCTGCAATCGTCTCAATATCAATTCTGATAATATGGATGTCATTGACACAATGAAGAACGGTGGAGAGTCTGCGGGAGCAGCGGCGGCAATTTTTGAGGATTGTTTTTTATGGCCTGTGATTTTCCACAAACCagttttgaacattgtaatagagaagcGAACAAAGTAGCTCATGAACTTGCTAGATTAGCAAAATATTCCATGACTAGGGATTGGATAGAGGAGCCCATGAAAAATCTTGTAACTCTTCTGATAGACGATGTAACTATTATTTCTAATTAATAAAGTTCAAGCTGTTTTTTTTAAAGCTGCCTCTGCTCCCTGGTAACCGCATCAGAAACTATCACCGTTTTGGTTTTTGACGGGATCAAACGCCGACACTGTGGACGGTGTGTCacgctcttagagcatctccagccgcgcccccaaaacGCCCCTCTCCGACAATTTTTTCGCGCCGACGTTCAAAAATCAGCCCAGTCGCGTCTCCAGGAGCCTTTTTTTTGCCGGTTTGggtcgaacccggcgcgctggggggcgccgggGAACGCGTTTTTGGCGCGAACGAGGATgagcccgccgagtcagcgagacgccgcttcgtcgtcctcatcgcctcggttcccgcgggatcAATGCCAAGGCTGGCCAAGGCTGACGCGCTGCCgagccggtcagcctccattgatgcctcacggacgGCGCATTGAAGGCGCCACCGACACGCGTTTGGCCCGCTCCCGCCACGCGTCGCCCGGCATGCAacctctcgccgccccgctgcgGCTATAAAAGGCGACCTCCCCGCCGGTGGACGCCACAGCTCACATTCCCCCCTCGCCTGGTCCGGCCGAAGACCGAGCCGGGCctgctccccgtgaagccggagcacgtcgacatggtggcccccgacgacgaggccgccctcaaatgggcgaaggaggactacgtccgcgagcaggtgcgcCGCCAGCGTCGGGCTTACGCGGAGCTCCAGGTACCCCACCGCGCGCGGGCGACCCTGGCCAGGGGTGCAGCTggtacggcggcggctccggcggggcgcgcgacgacgacggcggcggcgactacacccgtTTCTACAGGCTTCTCAGCATATAGATGGCGGGCCGTGGACGCGGCGCAGTGGTTAGGCGTAGTTTGACGTAGTAGTAGGCGTAGTTtgcatgttttattttattttacaaatttcaatgaaatttcgcCGAGTTCGTGTCAGATCGTCGAGTTTGCACAAATTTATACGAAATATCGTCGAGTTTGCGCGATATTGGCAACGATCTGAGGGCGACGACTAAAAACGGAGTCATTCCCACGCGTCAAGCTAGCGCCGGTTCGTCTCTAGACAGCTCTTTTACAGCGCCCTGGGGTCGAATCGGCTGGATATGCTCTTATCCGTGGCATGCGCACCGTGGAGGGGAGGAGGAGCAGTGAAGAAGCCGGCGACGACGTGGACACAGTGCGAACGACAGGGATATGTGGCCCGTGGCGCCGTACACATGTTCACCTCCACGAACACATTCCTTTTTGTGATTGCCTGTCAGCCCATCGCCTCCGACGGGCCCACGGAACCTCTTTGGGTTAAACTATTGCGCGCGCGCCCCTCGCGCCTCGAGAGcgacacacacgcgcacacaccaGCACGCGCAGCGGCCTCGCAGCTGCTAGCTCCGCCGAGCTCCCACGCCCGCCCATGGCCATCGTCGCCACGGCGCCGTTCCGGGAGGCGCCCGACGACGTCGTGGACGAGATCCTGCTCCGCCTGCCGTGCCCCTCCTCCCTCATGCGCGCCGCCGCGGCCTGCGCCTCGTtccgcctcctcgtctcctccccgcgcttcctccgccgccaccgcgcgcTCCACCCGGACGCGGCGGCGCCCTTCCTCGGGGTCTTCTCCTCGGTCCCCGCGCCCGGCGAGTCGGGGGCCGCCTTCCACCCCTCCGACCCGCCCCATCCGGCCGCGGCGGCCGCGCGCGACGTCGCCGGTGCCGCGGACTTCTCCTTCGCGTTCCTCCCGACGCCGCCCGACGCCGAGCGCCCCGGTTGGCTCGTCCGGGACTACTGCGACGGGCGCTTCCTCCTCGACCGGGCGTCCTCCTGCTCCGCCTTCGACAGCGACATCGTCACGGATCTCGCCGTCTGCGACCCCGTGTCCCGCCGCTACGTCCTGCTCCCGCCCATCCCAGAGGACCTCGCCGCCAGCGCCGACAACCCgctcggcgtcctcggcggccgGCGCTGGTGCGAGCCCTTCCTCGCGCCGGCCGACGCCGAGGGGGGCAAGGACGAGGAGGAGCCCTCGTTCGTGGTGATTTGGACGGCGCGGTGCCCGAGGAAGGTCGTGGCGCTCGCCTTCTCGTCGCGGGACGGGCGGTGGCGCGCGCTCCCGTCGCCGgactgcttcgtctggaggcgccACCGGTCGCCCTTCTCCTGCCCGGTGCACGCGGTCTGGAACCGGCGGCACTACGCGCACGGCCGCTTCTACTGGGCGGACTGCCTCACCAACCGCTGGCTGGTGCTCGACATCGGCGCCATGGAGCTCTCCGTCCAGGAGGTCCCTGCGCCGGCCAGGTTCTGGGAAGAGAACGTCGCCGTCGTGGAAGGCGCGAACGGCGAAGTCGGCGTGTTCGCGCACGAATTCTACCACGCCAACGGCAACGCCAACCTCAACTACTACACGATCCCGCGCGACGCCGACGGCGCGGCGAAGTCGTGGCGGCTCGAGAAGACGATCCCGCTGCCGTGGTCGACGGCGCACGGCCGGCCGttctgcattcgcggcgcggccaACGGGTGCTTGATCATTGAAGTCAACCAAGACTCGCCGCGGCCGTTCATGTCGTCGAGCCACGACAGCCGGGACGTCGAGCTGTTTAAGATCGACGTCGGGCGCCTCGAGCTGGAGAGAGTCTGCCGGGCGCGGTGCTCCGGCGGCGTCAGCGACGGCTGGTGGCCGTACTTTGGCTTCCCGCCGTTGCTGAGCTTGCCAACTGTTTGAGTGGTATCGCCAAATACTTTCGGGAAATTCTCAAATTCCGCAGGTGTATGTAGTACTGGTGTGGAACGAATGTAACTGGAGGCGACAGTTTGTATTGGTCTTGGTATATAAGAATATTCAGAAATACAGTGCAGGAGTGCAGTTCGTACAGCAAACCGAAACAAGTGTACAGTATATAACAGGTTCAGAGTTTTCATTTTTCAGCACAGCGCATAAATCCTCATAAATGCAACCACCGGAGAAAGCAGGTTGAATTATTGGTCCTGGCATCATAACTTTCAGAAATGCAACGCAGGAATACAGTTCATTACAGCAAACCAGAACAAGTATACAGTATATCAGGTTCagagttttcatttttattttccaGTACAGCGCATAAATCCCCATACGATAACAACGAACAAGCTACTGACACAGAGACACTTTCTTAGTTTCTTACTTATGTTCTACCCTGTCCCAGACTCACCCCCATGGTCTATTTCTTCTTCATCTCTACACAGACAAACACCAGTAAACTTTATTGGATTGTACTAGGTATTGGCTTGAATCCGCTGTACATAACAGAGAACTATTCATGGATACGAACGATATCAGGGGTTTGCGGAGATCTATGCCAACCTCCACTGCATGTTTATATTGCTCTTTGCCTTCTTGAAAGATCGTCGAGGGCCTGCTGAGGACGATCCAGCGCCACGAGCAGATGGTCCACGCCCTATTGGAAATGATCTAGCATCATGAGGACTTTGTAGCGTTGTTCTGGAGTCGACCAGGCCAGTCACAGAATGTAGAGCAAGGCTCTCCACGAAAATCCCAGCCGATATGATGCACTCGCCAAAAGGCATGTTGAGATAGGAACCACTCCCATCCTGAAGATCAACATAGTAGAATCTTCTTTGGTTGCAATAGAAGAGCTTATTGTTGTGCAGGAAAAGTGGCCTCATGCCCAAAGGTAGCACAAAAGTGACGTTGCACATGTGGTCCCAGACTGCACAGGTCGAGTTCGCCACCCAAATCTCTGAGGTTTTAGGTGCTGATCCCTCACCGGGCATTGCCAGCAAATGAAGCTTTCCTCCCCCCTCGAACAGGTGCAATTCACGGTCTTTTACAGCATCTGGGACAGCAGTTTCTGAGAACATCTCATCTGTCAGGTTGAACGACAAGATGTTCCGAGTAAAATGGGAGGATATCTCATCAAGAAGTAGCCAATGCATGACATCATTAACAATGACCGCCTTTGTTGTCTTCAGGAGGGCTGCGGATTCGCGCACTGCCCTCCATGACTGTGTGCCAACAGTGCATACTTCAAATGTCAAGAACCGCACCCGGTGGTGGACACAGAGCACCTTGTACTCTTTTGTTGAAGGCACAGGTCCAAGAAAATATTCTGAAGCTAGTGACTGGAGTTCTGAAACTGGCAGTCTCAAATGTATCCTTCTTGTTGGATTCAACACCTCAACAGCGCCTTCTAAATCATAGGCGCACACCAAGCCATGGCAGGGGTCTGACATCTGAAACCTACTCGACAACACGAGATCCATGCTTTTGCAGTTCAGTGTGGTGGGATCAAATGTGTACATGCAGACAAGACCCTCATCAACCGAGGTGAAGCAAGCAATGGACTGGTGGGAGCGGAGAGCATTGTTGAGGTGACGATCAACAAAATTGGGTTCTTGAATGCAGTCTCGCCAGAATCTACACACTGTGCGAAACTTGAGAACAACCCTAGCAGGTAGTGACGCAAGAATGGTGTGCTGGATATCCTGAGGAAGAGATACATTATGCTCATCATTGTTGTCTTCCATGGCTAGCTTGCAAATTACAACTGCGAGCAGTACAACTGCAGAAAAGCATAGTTAGCGACAAGGAAAACAACAAAGAGCAAAAAAGTGGTTTGATTTGACTTATGCTGGAACAAGAAGTATGATGTATAACAAAACAAACAGTATTTGTCCAATTGACCATTAGTTCAATAGCATCCGAGCTGAAAATAATTGTGCTAGTGTTTCTACATGAAGCCAGAGTCACTATCAAGAGCGAATGACTTCTTCGAAACTGTATTTAAAAGGTCACACGAAATGACAAGCACTTGTCAAATGTAAAACTGAAATCCAAGACTTTGATCATGATATATTTATATCATGTGGTTAACATTTCAAGAATTTAAATGCCATAATGAATCTATAAAATTTGAGACTCAAGAAATTTCTCATGGGTATTAAAATATTGTCTTCCTAACATAAGGGGATCAAACAGAACGAACATGCGAAGCTATACTGATGGAAGAGTGCCCTAATCAAGAGGGACCTCAGTTGCAGCTCCATGTGCCAATTCTGGTATTAGTAGCTTGACCCAAGTGATCTAGCTTCGGTTGCCAATACAGCAAGTGGTCTAGCTAAACCTGATAAATTTTCTATTTACTCAATGTTCCACGTCAACCAAGGTCAGTAATAAGTTAGTAAAACTTTTCCTGATACCTTGCAGCAGCAGAACACATTTAAGGCAGCCTGCAGAACAGAACGGCACAAGATTCCATCCAAGATTACTTCCATCTACGTATGAAACAGGAAGGAACCAGCATGTTTAACAGCGATATAATTGTTGACACGAGCCAGACGAAAGAAAACGCCTATGCAATTTCCATCTACTTTATCTTCACGGCTTTGCTGTGATCTTTAACGTACTCTCTGCCTAACTGTTGTGTTCGTGCAAACCCCACTAACGTATGTGTTCAATTCCGGCGACGACATGACTACA encodes the following:
- the LOC123144172 gene encoding uncharacterized protein; its protein translation is MAIVATAPFREAPDDVVDEILLRLPCPSSLMRAAAACASFRLLVSSPRFLRRHRALHPDAAAPFLGVFSSVPAPGESGAAFHPSDPPHPAAAAARDVAGAADFSFAFLPTPPDAERPGWLVRDYCDGRFLLDRASSCSAFDSDIVTDLAVCDPVSRRYVLLPPIPEDLAASADNPLGVLGGRRWCEPFLAPADAEGGKDEEEPSFVVIWTARCPRKVVALAFSSRDGRWRALPSPDCFVWRRHRSPFSCPVHAVWNRRHYAHGRFYWADCLTNRWLVLDIGAMELSVQEVPAPARFWEENVAVVEGANGEVGVFAHEFYHANGNANLNYYTIPRDADGAAKSWRLEKTIPLPWSTAHGRPFCIRGAANGCLIIEVNQDSPRPFMSSSHDSRDVELFKIDVGRLELERVCRARCSGGVSDGWWPYFGFPPLLSLPTV
- the LOC123144173 gene encoding F-box protein At5g18160, which translates into the protein MEDNNDEHNVSLPQDIQHTILASLPARVVLKFRTVCRFWRDCIQEPNFVDRHLNNALRSHQSIACFTSVDEGLVCMYTFDPTTLNCKSMDLVLSSRFQMSDPCHGLVCAYDLEGAVEVLNPTRRIHLRLPVSELQSLASEYFLGPVPSTKEYKVLCVHHRVRFLTFEVCTVGTQSWRAVRESAALLKTTKAVIVNDVMHWLLLDEISSHFTRNILSFNLTDEMFSETAVPDAVKDRELHLFEGGGKLHLLAMPGEGSAPKTSEIWVANSTCAVWDHMCNVTFVLPLGMRPLFLHNNKLFYCNQRRFYYVDLQDGSGSYLNMPFGECIISAGIFVESLALHSVTGLVDSRTTLQSPHDARSFPIGRGPSARGAGSSSAGPRRSFKKAKSNINMQWRLA